The Quercus robur chromosome 7, dhQueRobu3.1, whole genome shotgun sequence genome has a segment encoding these proteins:
- the LOC126692158 gene encoding probable small nuclear ribonucleoprotein G produces the protein MSRSGQPPDLKKYMDKKLQIKMNANRMVVGTLRGFDQFMNLVVDNTVEVNGNEKTDIGMVVIRGNSVVTVEALEPVNRS, from the exons ATGAGCAGATCGGGCCAGCCTCCGGATCTCAAGAA ATACATGGACAAGAAGCTCCAGA TCAAGATGAATGCAAATCGGATGGTCGTTGGGACGCTTCGTGGGTTTGACCAGTTTATGAATCTAGTGGTTGACAACACTGTAGAAGTGAATGGCAATGAGAAAACTGATATCGGCATGGTG GTGATCAGAGGAAATAGTGTGGTCACTGTTGAGGCTCTTGAACCAGTAAACAGATCATAG